The genomic interval GTGAATGTCAACTGTAATTTCGAATTAGAAAATGAGAGTGCCTCGTCTGGTTTATTTTACTTTGACCCTATTCTGGTAGGTAAATTGGCAGAAAATCCATTAAAGTCTCCGGAACGTATTTATCCATTGGATTTTACAAGTGGAATAAGTAATTCATTTATTGGTAATTTCAAACTGCCTGATGGGTATATGATTGAAGAAATGCCGAAATCTGAAATATTTTCATTGCCAGATAAAGGTGGAGTATTTACTTACCAGATTCAACATACCAGCAATGTTATTCAGGTCAGCAGTAGTTTAATAATTAGTCAATTACATTTTCCACCTGAGGAATATGGAAACCTGAAAGAATTCTTTGAAAGGGTTGTTCAGAAACATGCACAGCCGGTAATTATTAAGAAAAAAGCGAAATGATCCTTATTTCCCTCATCATGAAAATACGTTTGGTTGTTCAAAGCCTCTTTGCAATTTTTTGTTTAACACTAACTTATCCTCTTTTTGGCCAGGAAAATTTTAGTGTTGCCACTATTAATCCTTTACTTCTTGCCGACGCTGACGCAGTGATCCGTCTGGATGAAACCTATTGGGAAATTATGACAAAGGGCGAAGGGAAGCTGCGCTCCCGGCTGGTAGTTACGATCTTAAATGAAAAAGGAGAGGAAGAACATAGCCAGCTCATGGTGGGTTACGACAAGTTTACCAAAATTGGTAGTATAGATGGCAATCTGTATGATGCGGCAGGAAAACTGATCAGAAAACTAAAAAATGCTGATATCGAAGATTACGGGTACGGCGGGGCAGGTGATGAAATTACTGATGCCAGAGTAAAACTGGCTGATTTCGGAAAAAAAGCTATCCATATCCTTACACTATTGAATACAGCTACGATACCAGGGAACGCAACATGATGTTTTATCCCAGATGGATGCCGGTTTCGAATTCGAGGACAGCCGTTGAACATTCTGTTTACACGATAAAAGTACCTTCCGGGTTTAAATTTCGGTATAAAGAATACAATGGGGTGCCGCCTGTTGTCAAATCAACAGATGCGGCGGGGGCAGAAATACACTTGTGGAAAATGGATGACAAGCCAGCTTCAAAACCAGATTCATACGCTTTGCATCCGTTTGATTTTTCGCCGATGGTACTGGCTTCACCGTCCGATTTTGAAATCCAGGATTACAAGGGAAATTTTAATAGCTGGGAGGATCTGAGTAAGTTTTATTATACTCTAAATGCAGGCAGGGATGTACTTCCACCTGCTACAAATGCTGAAATAAAAGCGCTTGTTAAAGATGCAAAAACGGATCGTGAAAAAGTTTTGCTGATCTATAAATGGATGCAGGCAAGGTCGCGGTATGTAAGTATCCAGCTAGGTATTGGTGGCTGGCAAACCATTGATGCAACTACGGTTGCCAACAAGGGATACGGTGATTGTAAAGCACTGACCAATTTTACCCTGGCGGCTCTCAGGCAGGCCGGGATTACGTGTTACGGGGCATTAATCAAAGCAGGTGATGAAGCAAAAATTAAACCTGATTTTCCAAGCAGCCAGTTCAATCATGTTATTGCATGTGCCATTGTCGCAAAAGACACCATGTGGCTCGAATGTACAAGCCAGACTACCCAGGCAAATTTTATGGGGACATTTACCGGTGGCCGGTATGCTTTGCTGGTAATGCCCGAAGGGGGAAAGCTGGTAGCAACTCCCGGCTACAAACCCAGCCAGAATATGCGTAAAAGAAATAGCCAGGTAAAGTTAGAAACTACGGGAGATGGCCAGATTGAGGTTCAGACCTTATATACAGGGGTACGCCAGGAATCGAGAAACAGTATTTTATACAACAGTACTAAAGAAGCACAAAAGAAATGGCTGATCAGTCACGTTAATTTGCCAAGTTTGGAATTGCAGCGTTTTGAACTAACTGAAGGAAAAGGCACAGACCCGTCTGTTACCGAAAAACTAAGTATGAATGTGCGCAGTTGTGCAACCAAAACAGGTACACGCCTATTCGTAAAACCTGGTTTATTAAGTGTACCGTTTGAGATGCCCGCAGCAACAGAGAGAACTACCGATTTTTATCTTTCTCTGTCCGACTACGATTTTACGGACCTGGATTCCGTTTCATACACCATTCCACAGGGGTATAAGCTGGAAACTACTTTACCTTCCTTCCAGATCAATTCGGTATTTGGTGTTTATGAAAGCAAGACGATATTTAAGGATAATCAGCTTTTGTGCTCACGTAAAGTAATCCTGAACGGCGGCAGATACCCGAGTAAAGATTATACTGCCTGGATAGATTTTCTCAAAAAAATAAGGAAAGCTGATCGCGCTCAGATAGTTTTTGTCGAAAATAAGGAATGAGATTATCTTACTTATATCAGAATTAACAGACTTCTGTTCCAATCACTTTCTTTTAGGTTAAAATCCGTATAGAATTGATTAAAACCCGAAATGTTTTTTGCTTGCTGGTTGATTACTTTTGATAAAAGAAACATTGATATTTTATCTTAATAAAACCTATATATGAACAAAGAACTATGGCAGGGCATTTTTCCTGCATTGGTAACGCCATTTACAGCAGAGGATACAATTGATTTTGATCTTTTTGATAAGAATTTACAGGCTCAGGTTGAAGCCGGGATTTCCGGTGTCATTGTAGCAGGTTCGCTTGGAGAAGCCAGCACACTGACAACTGAGGAAAAGTTTGAACTGGTAAAATATGCTAAAAAATCACTTCCAGCTGGTATGCCGGTTGTATTGTGTATCGCTGAACAGTCGACAGCCGTTGCAGTTAACATTGCAAAACAGGCAGAATCCAATGGTGCGGACGGACTGATGGTGCTTCCTCCAATGCGTTACAAAGCAGATGATGATGAAACCGTTGCTTATTTTACAACTATTGCCAACAGTACGGTTTTGCCATTGATGATCTATAATAATCCAGTGGATTACAAGATTGAAGTGACACTCAGCATGTTTGAAGAACTGGCGAAAATCCCAAATATTCATGCTATTAAAGAATCGACCCGTGATGTAAGCAATGTAACGCGTTTGTTTAATCGTTTTGGAGACCGCTTCAGGATTTTCTGTGGTGTTGATACACTCATCATGGAAGAAGTTATGTTGGGTGCAGATGGTGTTGTGGGTGGTTTGGTGGATGCATTTCCAAAAGAAACCGTAGCAATTTTTAATTTGATCAAAGCCGGCCAATATAAAGAAGCAGTGAGTATTTACCGCTGGTATCTGCCATTGCTGGAACTCGATATTCATCCAAAACTGGTTCAGAATATTAAACTGGCAGCTGCACAGGTAGGAATCAGTTCGGAATATGTAAGAGCACCACGTATGGTTCTGACAGGTACTGAAAGAGAAAAAGTACTGGCCATTATCAATAAAGCAATTGAAACGCAACCCGTTTTGTCGGACTATTTAAATCTGACAAATGAAGCTTCTTTAGCATAAAGCTTAAACAGTCCCTATGAATATTTCAAAAGAAGGAATAGAAAATATATTGCAGAAAGCACAGGAAGCATTTGTTGCTATCGGGAAATTCGGTCTAAAGAAAAGGGTAACTTTCATGCGGAATGTGGCTGCTGAAATTGAGGCACTCGGGCCGGAGTTAATTACCACTGCACAGCAAGAATCACATTTGCCTGAGGGGCGCCTGGTTGGTGAAAAAGGAAGGACTATTTTTCAATGGAGAAGTTATGCGGATGCAGTAGAGCGAGGCGATTCCTTGGATGCAAGTATTGACACAGCCAATACAGAACGTACGCCGCCAAAACCTGATATCAGAAAAACGAATGTCGGGCTTGGTCCGGTTACTGTTTTTGGAGCGAGCAACTTTCCGTTTGCCTTTTCTACTGCTGGCGGAGATACCGCGAGTGCTATTGCTGCGGGCTGTCCGGTTATTGTAAAAGCACATCCGGGGCATCCCAAAACTTCACAGATCATGGCTGATGCAATAAGCCGTGCGGTTGAGAAAAGTGGTTTTCCGGAAGGGACTTTTTCTCATGTTTATTGTGAAACCAATGAAGAAGCCCAATTATTGGTGAGTGATCCTATTATCAAAGCAGTTGGTTTTACAGGATCTTACCGTGGAGGAATGGCGTTGGTAGAAGTAGCCAACAAGCGTAAAGAGCCAATTCCAGTTTATGCTGAAATGGGAAGCATAAATCCTGTTTTTCTTCTGCCGGGAAAATTGAAAACTTCTGCTGGCGAACTGGCAAAACAATATGCAGGTTCACTGACTTTGGGAGTCGGCCAGTTTTGTACAAATCCCGGTTTGCTGATTGGAACCGATGGAGAAGATCTGGACGGTTTTATTGAGGTTTTAAATGAAGAAATAAAAAAGGCAGCTCCGGCATATATGCTGCATACAGGAATTGCAAAGGCATATACTGAAAATCGTCAAAAGCTGGTTTCGCAATCGGGTGTGGATATTTTGGCGGTTGCCACGGTTGAAGCTGAGGAAGGACAGGGAGCGGCAACTGTGGCTTCTGTAAGCGGAATTGATTTTCTGATCAACAATGCTTTGCAGGAAGAAGTATTCGGCCCCTTTGCTCTGATTGTAAAATGTAAAAATGCGGATGAAGTAATTGCTGTAGCGTCAAAATTACACGGGCAACTGACTGCCACGCTTCTTGCAACGAACGAAGATCTGGCAGAAAGTGAAGAATTGGTTTCAGTCATTCAGAATATATGCGGAAGGATTATTTTTAACAATTTCCCGACCGGTGTTGAGGTTTGTAAATCCATGCATCACGGAGGGCCTTTTCCTTCATCCAGTAACAGTCAGTATACTTCGGTTGGTGCAGATTCGATCAGGCGTTTTGTAAGGCCGCTAAGTTTTCAGAACTGGCCGGATGAATTTTTGCCGGATGAATTAAAAAATGATAATCCGCTGAATATCTGGCGGACAGTTGATAACGAATTGACAAAGTAGCTGTCGGCTATCGGCGGTCAGCTTTCGACTGGGGAAAATCAGGCTTGGTAAGCCTTGGCGACCCCATCTAGGCGACCCCGTCTAGGCGACCCCGTCTGGGCGACCCCATATTTCAGGCTTGCCAAGTCTAAGGCGGCCTCCGAATGCTGATTGCCGAAAGCCGACCGCCGATAGCCCCCATAACCTATGCGTAAAACTTTTTTTGTATTGATGCCCATACCTGTGGAAATCCTGTTCGGGTAGTTGCTGGCGGTGGCCCTTTGCTCAATGGAAACAGCATGATGGAGCGCCGCCTTCATTTTTTAAAGGAATTTGACTGGATCAGAAAAGGACTGATGTTTGAACCACGCGGCCATGATATGATGAGTGGAAGCATATTGTATCCACCTGTTGATCCCGAAAATGATATAGGTGTTTTATATATCGAAACCAGCGGCTGTCTGCCCATGTGCGGGCACGGAACGATCGGAACTGTAACCATTGCCATTGAAGAAGGACTGGTAACACCTAAAATTCCAGGAAAATTACGTTTGGAAACGCCTGCCGGACTGGTATTGGTAGAATACGTTCAGGTGGGTAAAAAAGTAAAATCAGTTAAACTGATTAATATAAAATCTTTTCTTGCAGCTGAGGAACTGACAGTAGAATGTCCTGACCTGGGCACACTTACAGTTGATGTTTCCTATGGCGGAAATTTCTATGCTATTGTTGATCCGCAGGAAAATTTCAAAGGATTGGAAAATTATACTGCCGACCAATTGATCAGCTGGAGCAGGGTTTGCCGCAAGCGGATGAACGAACAATACAAATTTGTCCATCCTGAAAACGAACATATCAACGGTTTAAGCCATTTTCTGTGGGCTGGTGCCGTTTTAGATCCGGCATCAACGGCCAGAAACGCGGTTTTTTATGGTGATAAAGCCATCGACAGATCACCATGCGGAACAGGAACTTCTGCAAGAATGGCGCAATGGCATGCAAAGGGCAAACTTAAAAAAGGAGATCAGTTTATTCATGAAAGTATTATAGGCTCCAAATTTATTGGTACTGTTGAGGATGAAGTAAGCATCGGCGACAAACCAGCTATTATTCCCGGAATAGAAGGCTGGGCGGTCGTAACAGGTTATAATACGATTTTCATAGACGACGAAGAAGATCCGTATGCGTACGGGTTTCAGGTAATTTAAAAACGTCGGCCGTCGGCTTTTGGCAATCGGCCTTCGCTAAATTGAAGTAGGTAAATCATTACATAATAGGAAAGGCCATTTGGCCAAAAAAAGCCGGAAGCTGATTGCCGACGGCCGAAGTCATTATGAAAGATACAGGTAAAGCAGTAATTATCGGCGGTGGAATTATGGGATTGGCTTCGGCTTATTATCTCTTGAAAAGCGGGTGGAAAGTTACGCTGGTGGATAAAGGAGATTTATCAGATAATTGTTCACAGGGCAACGCGGGAATGATTGTCCCGAGCCATTTTATTCCTTTGGCAGCACCGGGAATGATCTCAAAAGGTATAAAATGGATGTTCAACAGCCGCAGTCCCTTTTATGTAAAACCATCCCTGGACTTTTCCCTGATCTCATGGGGATTGAAATTTATGAAGAGTGCGACACAAGCCAATGTAGAACGTGCCGCACCATTTCTGAGAGATTATCACTTGCTGAGCAAGCAGTTGTATGAAGATCTTGCCAAAGAAGAAGGGTTCGATTTTGGTCTGGAAAAGAAAGGCATCCTCATGCTTTACAAAACAGAAAAAGCAGGTGAAGAGGAAATTCATGTAGGAAAAGATGCGCAAAAACTGGGTCTGGATGTAGAAATGCTTTCCAAAGAACAGGTGCAGGATATTGAACCTGATATAAAACTGGATGTGTTGGGTGCTGTTCATTATCATTGCGACGCGCATTTATATCCATATGCATTATTTACCCAGCTTTTGAAATATATTAAAGCGAATGGGGGAGAAGTAATTACCAATGCCGAAGTGACGGGATATCAAATTAGCGGCGGGGAAATAAAATCCGTTGAAACCAGTCATGGAAATATAGGTGGCGACCTTATAATTATGACGGGCGGCTCCTGGCTTCCGCAGCTTTCTAAACTGGCTGGTTTGTCGATTCCTGTCATGCCCGGAAAAGGTTATTCTTTTATGGAGCCCAATGCTGAACACAAAATTGTACATCCGGCATTACTGATCGAAGCGCGCGTGGCAGTTACGCCTATGAATGGCCATGTTCGTTTTGGCGGCACTATGGAACTGGCAGCTTTAAACAACCAGATCAATATGAACCGTGTAGAAGGAATTGTAAATTCTATTCCTCAGTATTATCCTGAGCTGAATGTGGAAGTTCCTGCCAAAGAAAAGATCTGGTATGGTTTCCGGCCATGTTCACCTGATGGATTGCCGTATCTGGGATATAGTAAAAAACTAAAAAACCTGATCGTTGCGGGCGGTCATGGTATGATGGGGATCAGTTTGGGGCCGGCAACCGGAAAAATGGTGGCCGAGCTGGCAAACAGAACTGCGCTTTCTGCGAATATTAAACTTTATAATCCTGAAAGATATAATTAAAGGTTTTTCATTGGATTTTGCGTGAAGGTGACTTTAAACTGTAAACTTTTTACTATTGGCTTACTATCTGATTTTATAGTTTCAAATAATATTGTAGCTTACAACACCAAAACCTGACCTGATAATCCTAACCTTTATGTCACAAGAAAGTACCGTAGATACGACTGCCGAAACTACATCATTTAAACCCTCATTAGGGCTGGTCGATGCCACGATGCTCGTCGCCGGAAGTATGATCGGCTCGGGGATATTTATCGTGAGCGCCGATATTACCAGAAATACAGGAAGCGTAGGCTGGCTCATGTTTGTATGGGCCATTACAGGTTTTATGACACTCACGGCCGCATTGAGTTACGGTGAATTAAGCGCTATGTTTCCAAAGGCCGGCGGACAATATGTGTATCTGAAAGAGGCCTATAATCCGTTAATCAGCTTTTTGTACGGATGGAGCTTCTTCACTGTTATTCAAACCGCAACGATTGCAGCCGTCGCCGTAGCTTTTGCCAAATTTACGGCCTATCTCTTACCCATGTTCAGTGAAGATCTGGTGGCAATCAATCTTGGTTTTCTTCAAATATCTCCTGCACAATTACTATCACTGGTCCTCATTATCCTTCTGACGTTTATTAATACACGTGGCGTTAACAGCGGCAAAATTATCCAGACTACTTTCACCTTAACCAAGCTTTTAAGTCTTCTTGGCCTTATCGTTTTCGGACTGATTTTTATGGTTCCTGAAATATGGAATACCAATTGGGACGCATCTGCCATGTGGGACCTGCACAAACTGAATGTCGATGGCAGTATTGAATCCTATACTACTATTGCTGCTTTTGGCGCCATTGCGGCTTCCATGGTAGGTTCTATTTTCAGCAGCGATTCCTGGAATAATGTGACTTTTATTGCCGGAGAAATTAAGAATCCGCAACGTAATATCGGGTTGAGCCTTGCCTTAGGAACCATCATCGTGACGGTTATCTATTTGTTGACCAATGTCATGTATACCGGCGTTTTGTCTTTACAGGAAATCGCATCCGCAGATAAGGATCGCGTGGCAGTCAGTGCATCACATGTCATTTTCGGAAGTGCCGGAACGATCATAATCGCAGTTATGATCATGATTTCTACATTTGGCTGTAACAATGGGCTGATTATGTCAGGAGCAAGGGTATATTATTCCATGGCTAAAGACGGTTTATTCTTCAAAAAGGTAGGTGTTTTAAATAAAAATTCCGTTCCTGAATTCGGTTTGTGGATTCAATGCGTGATTGCATGTTTGTGGAGCCTGAGCGGGAAATATGGAAATTTGCTGGACATGATCTCTTTCGTTGTAGTTGTATTTTATATGCTTACTATCGTCGGTATTTTTATACTCCGCAAGAAAAGGCCGGATGCACCAAGACCTTATAAAGCTTTCGGGTATCCTTTCCTGCCAATTATTTACATTGTAATGGGCATCGCATTCTGTGTATTGCTGATCATTTATAAGCCGGAATATACCTGGCCCGGCTTGATCATTGTATTACTTGGGATTCCGGTTTATTATTTGATTGCTAAGAAAGAAATTGCCGCTTAGCTTACTAATTCAGGATTTTTGAGGAATTCCCAAATATCCCCAACCTTATATTTCCACTCCTATGAAACTAAGTTTTTATTCTTTATTACTCCTCAGTCCGGGACTTGTATTCGCTCAGGAAATTGATACGGGAGCCATGGCCAAAATCCGGAAGGAAGGTTATGATAACTCCAAAGTAAAAGAAATTGCACATCAGCTAACGGACGTGTCCGGTCCGCGCCTCACCAATTCACCAGGTTTTCAGCGTGCTGCCGAATGGTCGGTTGCTGAGTTGAAAAAATGGGGATTACAGAACTCCCGGATTGAAGAATGGGGCGAATTTGGAAAAGGCTGGCAGGTAGAAAAAAGCTATCTGGCGATGACCAAACCTTATTATATGCCTTTTATTGCCATTCCAAAAGCCTGGACTTCCGGCACTTCGGGGCCGATAAAAGGTGAAGTAATCATCATTGATATTCAGAATGAGGAAGATCTTAAAAAGTATGCAGACGGGAAATTGAGCGGAAAGATTGTACTGGTAAAAGGTAATGCCGATACAGACCCTACTTTTAAACCTGATGCAATCCGTTATACAACCGAAGATCTGGATAAAATGACCAATTCGCAGCCCATGGGACAAGGTAATTTTACTCCGGAGCAAATGGAAAAAATGCGTACAATGCGTTCTTTCAGAAGTAAAGTAGATAGTACTTTAAAGGCTCAAAAGATCAAGCTTGAACTCGCAGGCCGGAACGGAAAACACGGTACATTTTTTACCAGCAACGGTGCGTCTTACAAAGGCGATGCATCTCTCGCAGGACCGGCATTTGAAATGTCTCCCGAACATGCAGGGCTAATAACCCGCCTGGTAGAAGACGGTATCCCGGTA from Dyadobacter sp. NIV53 carries:
- a CDS encoding aldehyde dehydrogenase (NADP(+)); this translates as MNISKEGIENILQKAQEAFVAIGKFGLKKRVTFMRNVAAEIEALGPELITTAQQESHLPEGRLVGEKGRTIFQWRSYADAVERGDSLDASIDTANTERTPPKPDIRKTNVGLGPVTVFGASNFPFAFSTAGGDTASAIAAGCPVIVKAHPGHPKTSQIMADAISRAVEKSGFPEGTFSHVYCETNEEAQLLVSDPIIKAVGFTGSYRGGMALVEVANKRKEPIPVYAEMGSINPVFLLPGKLKTSAGELAKQYAGSLTLGVGQFCTNPGLLIGTDGEDLDGFIEVLNEEIKKAAPAYMLHTGIAKAYTENRQKLVSQSGVDILAVATVEAEEGQGAATVASVSGIDFLINNALQEEVFGPFALIVKCKNADEVIAVASKLHGQLTATLLATNEDLAESEELVSVIQNICGRIIFNNFPTGVEVCKSMHHGGPFPSSSNSQYTSVGADSIRRFVRPLSFQNWPDEFLPDELKNDNPLNIWRTVDNELTK
- a CDS encoding FAD-binding oxidoreductase, which translates into the protein MKDTGKAVIIGGGIMGLASAYYLLKSGWKVTLVDKGDLSDNCSQGNAGMIVPSHFIPLAAPGMISKGIKWMFNSRSPFYVKPSLDFSLISWGLKFMKSATQANVERAAPFLRDYHLLSKQLYEDLAKEEGFDFGLEKKGILMLYKTEKAGEEEIHVGKDAQKLGLDVEMLSKEQVQDIEPDIKLDVLGAVHYHCDAHLYPYALFTQLLKYIKANGGEVITNAEVTGYQISGGEIKSVETSHGNIGGDLIIMTGGSWLPQLSKLAGLSIPVMPGKGYSFMEPNAEHKIVHPALLIEARVAVTPMNGHVRFGGTMELAALNNQINMNRVEGIVNSIPQYYPELNVEVPAKEKIWYGFRPCSPDGLPYLGYSKKLKNLIVAGGHGMMGISLGPATGKMVAELANRTALSANIKLYNPERYN
- a CDS encoding APC family permease, which translates into the protein MSQESTVDTTAETTSFKPSLGLVDATMLVAGSMIGSGIFIVSADITRNTGSVGWLMFVWAITGFMTLTAALSYGELSAMFPKAGGQYVYLKEAYNPLISFLYGWSFFTVIQTATIAAVAVAFAKFTAYLLPMFSEDLVAINLGFLQISPAQLLSLVLIILLTFINTRGVNSGKIIQTTFTLTKLLSLLGLIVFGLIFMVPEIWNTNWDASAMWDLHKLNVDGSIESYTTIAAFGAIAASMVGSIFSSDSWNNVTFIAGEIKNPQRNIGLSLALGTIIVTVIYLLTNVMYTGVLSLQEIASADKDRVAVSASHVIFGSAGTIIIAVMIMISTFGCNNGLIMSGARVYYSMAKDGLFFKKVGVLNKNSVPEFGLWIQCVIACLWSLSGKYGNLLDMISFVVVVFYMLTIVGIFILRKKRPDAPRPYKAFGYPFLPIIYIVMGIAFCVLLIIYKPEYTWPGLIIVLLGIPVYYLIAKKEIAA
- a CDS encoding DUF3857 domain-containing protein; protein product: MKIRLVVQSLFAIFCLTLTYPLFGQENFSVATINPLLLADADAVIRLDETYWEIMTKGEGKLRSRLVVTILNEKGEEEHSQLMVGYDKFTKIGSIDGNLYDAAGKLIRKLKNADIEDYGYGGAGDEITDARVKLADFGKKAIHILTLLNTATIPGNAT
- a CDS encoding dihydrodipicolinate synthase family protein, which encodes MNKELWQGIFPALVTPFTAEDTIDFDLFDKNLQAQVEAGISGVIVAGSLGEASTLTTEEKFELVKYAKKSLPAGMPVVLCIAEQSTAVAVNIAKQAESNGADGLMVLPPMRYKADDDETVAYFTTIANSTVLPLMIYNNPVDYKIEVTLSMFEELAKIPNIHAIKESTRDVSNVTRLFNRFGDRFRIFCGVDTLIMEEVMLGADGVVGGLVDAFPKETVAIFNLIKAGQYKEAVSIYRWYLPLLELDIHPKLVQNIKLAAAQVGISSEYVRAPRMVLTGTEREKVLAIINKAIETQPVLSDYLNLTNEASLA
- a CDS encoding M20/M25/M40 family metallo-hydrolase, yielding MKLSFYSLLLLSPGLVFAQEIDTGAMAKIRKEGYDNSKVKEIAHQLTDVSGPRLTNSPGFQRAAEWSVAELKKWGLQNSRIEEWGEFGKGWQVEKSYLAMTKPYYMPFIAIPKAWTSGTSGPIKGEVIIIDIQNEEDLKKYADGKLSGKIVLVKGNADTDPTFKPDAIRYTTEDLDKMTNSQPMGQGNFTPEQMEKMRTMRSFRSKVDSTLKAQKIKLELAGRNGKHGTFFTSNGASYKGDASLAGPAFEMSPEHAGLITRLVEDGIPVTLEAESATTFYDKKLTTGNVIAEIPGTDPKLKDEIVMLGGHLDSWHSGTGATDNAAGCTVMMEAVRILQASGLKPKRTIRIALWSGEEQGLHGSRNYVKNTFGDPQTMKLLPAHEKLSAYYNIDNGTGRIRGIYLQGNEGPRATFEKWLTPFADIIDHPTVTSRNTGGTDHQSFDALGLPGFQFIQDGIEYNTRTHHTNADTFERLEMDDLKQMAVVVAAFVYNTAQMDQKIPRKELPKAKPAAAGVGR
- a CDS encoding transglutaminase-like domain-containing protein produces the protein MMFYPRWMPVSNSRTAVEHSVYTIKVPSGFKFRYKEYNGVPPVVKSTDAAGAEIHLWKMDDKPASKPDSYALHPFDFSPMVLASPSDFEIQDYKGNFNSWEDLSKFYYTLNAGRDVLPPATNAEIKALVKDAKTDREKVLLIYKWMQARSRYVSIQLGIGGWQTIDATTVANKGYGDCKALTNFTLAALRQAGITCYGALIKAGDEAKIKPDFPSSQFNHVIACAIVAKDTMWLECTSQTTQANFMGTFTGGRYALLVMPEGGKLVATPGYKPSQNMRKRNSQVKLETTGDGQIEVQTLYTGVRQESRNSILYNSTKEAQKKWLISHVNLPSLELQRFELTEGKGTDPSVTEKLSMNVRSCATKTGTRLFVKPGLLSVPFEMPAATERTTDFYLSLSDYDFTDLDSVSYTIPQGYKLETTLPSFQINSVFGVYESKTIFKDNQLLCSRKVILNGGRYPSKDYTAWIDFLKKIRKADRAQIVFVENKE
- a CDS encoding 4-hydroxyproline epimerase: MDAHTCGNPVRVVAGGGPLLNGNSMMERRLHFLKEFDWIRKGLMFEPRGHDMMSGSILYPPVDPENDIGVLYIETSGCLPMCGHGTIGTVTIAIEEGLVTPKIPGKLRLETPAGLVLVEYVQVGKKVKSVKLINIKSFLAAEELTVECPDLGTLTVDVSYGGNFYAIVDPQENFKGLENYTADQLISWSRVCRKRMNEQYKFVHPENEHINGLSHFLWAGAVLDPASTARNAVFYGDKAIDRSPCGTGTSARMAQWHAKGKLKKGDQFIHESIIGSKFIGTVEDEVSIGDKPAIIPGIEGWAVVTGYNTIFIDDEEDPYAYGFQVI